The Janthinobacterium tructae genome contains the following window.
TCAGGCGCACGACGAGGGCGTGCTTGCGCGCATTGTCGACGAGTTGCTTGTTGATGAAGGCTTGCGCCGTCGACAACTGGCCGCAGCGCTTGCCGACCAGAATCTTTTGCGCCTGGGGACACAGCTCCAGCATCTCGCTTGTCACCAGCGCGTCGTGCAGCACGACGTCTGCTTGCGCCAGCAGGCGCGCGCCGCGCAAGGTCATCAAATCTTGCGCGCCGGGGCCGGCACCGATCAGGTAGACCTTGCCAGGGAGAGATGGGGAGCTGTTCATATGGCTGCCTTTCTTGGTCGAAACGCGGCTTACAGCCGAACCATACCGGCCGCGACCGTCTGGTGGGTCACTTCATCGATCAGGATAAACGCGCCCGTGGCGCGGATATCGGCATACGCGTCGGCTGCCAGCGCCTGCTGCACGTTCAGGCTGATGCGGGCGATGTCGTTCAGCTTCAAGCCTTCGGCCGGATGGCGCTGCTGCGTATTGATGTCGAGGATCGAATCGATCGCCGTCACCTTGGCCGCCGTCTGTTTCGTGCCGTGCTTGATCCAGTACTTGCGGCGCAGGTCCAGCGCGTCTTCGGACAGCCAGCACACGTCGGCCACTACTGTTTTCAGCAGGGTGGCAGGGCGCTCGCTGCTGGCCAGCAAGTCGCCGCGCGAAATATCGAGGTATTCATTGAGCAGCAAGGTGACGGACTGGCCCACCACGGCCGTTGGCAGCGAGCCGTCCAGCGTGACGATATCCTTGACCGTTGCCGTCTGGCCCGAGGGCTGCACCACCAGGGTGTCGCCGATGCTGACCTTGCCCGCCTCGATGCGGCCCATGTAGCCGCGGAAGTCGTTTGCTTCGTGGCCATTGTGGCGCGCCACCAGCTGCACCGGGAAGCGGAATGGCGTGTCGTGCGATTCGTCGTAGACGGACAGCGATTCAAGCAGTTCGATCAGGGTCGGGCCCGTGTACCAGCCCAGCTTGTCGCCGCGTTCGACGACGTTGTCGCCCGTCAAGGCGGACAGCGGGATCGGCGTGATGTCCTTCAAGCCCAGCGACTGGGCGAATGTGCGGTAGGCAGCGACGATGCGGTTATATACCGTCTCATCGTAGTCGATCAGGTCCATCTTGTTGACGGCGACGACCACGTGCTCGATCTGCAGCAAATGGGCAATCGTCGAATGACGTTTGGTCTGGATCAACAGCTCCACGCTGCCATCGTCACCGAGTTTGACTTTCGAGACGTC
Protein-coding sequences here:
- a CDS encoding sulfate adenylyltransferase subunit 1, whose product is MNAAISNTTLTDSVERGMLRFITAGSVDDGKSTLIGRLLFDSKGIFADQLDAMSRSKHKRTVGDTVDLSLLTDGLEAEREQGITIDVAYRYFATPKRKFIIADTPGHEQYTRNMVTGASTADAVIILIDVSKVKLGDDGSVELLIQTKRHSTIAHLLQIEHVVVAVNKMDLIDYDETVYNRIVAAYRTFAQSLGLKDITPIPLSALTGDNVVERGDKLGWYTGPTLIELLESLSVYDESHDTPFRFPVQLVARHNGHEANDFRGYMGRIEAGKVSIGDTLVVQPSGQTATVKDIVTLDGSLPTAVVGQSVTLLLNEYLDISRGDLLASSERPATLLKTVVADVCWLSEDALDLRRKYWIKHGTKQTAAKVTAIDSILDINTQQRHPAEGLKLNDIARISLNVQQALAADAYADIRATGAFILIDEVTHQTVAAGMVRL